CCACCCATGGTGAGCTTCACGCACAACGACGCCGGGACGCCCGAGGCCGACTGGGCACGCAGCGGCGTGGCAACCCTGCCGGAACTGCCGCTGGACGCCGCGGAACTCGCCGCCACGGCGTTCATCGTCCTGGCCGCCCACCCCGACGACGAATCCCTGGGCGCCGGCGGACTGATGGCCCGGCTGCACGGGTTTGGCGCCGAGGTGCGGGTACTGCTGTGCACGGCCGGGGAGGCCTCGCACCCCGAGTCGCCCAGCACCACGCCCGAACGGCTGTCCGCCCTGCGGCTGCGGGAGTTCGACAGTGCGCTGGGCCGGCTCGTCCCGGACGCCGAGTGGCGGTACCTCGGGCTGCCGGACGGAAAGCTTTCCGGGCGACGGGAGCAGGTCCTGGCCGCCATCCGCGAGGCTGCGGCCGCGACCGGCCGGCCGGCGGACCGGATCGTCCTCGTGGCGCCATACCGGCACGACGGCCACACCGACCACGACGCGCTGGGCGCAGCGGCGGCCGAGGCAGCCGCCTCAGCCGGGTACGGGCTGCTGGAGTACCCGGTCTGGTACTGGCTCTGGGCCGGCCCCGGGGACCCGGCCTGGCAGCCGTGGCTGCGGCTCCCGCTGACCCCGGCCGAGGAGCAGGCCAAGGCGCAGGCAATGGCGGCGCACACCTCGCAGGTCCGGGCACTGTCGGACCAACCGGGGGACGAAGTGCTGCTCCCGCCCGCGTTCCTGGAACACTTCTCCCGGCACTGGGAAACCTTCGCCTGGCGGGCGCCCGCTCCGGCCGCGGGCAACCGCCCGGGCTATGCCGCGGCCGACGCCGAGGGGCTCTTCGACGCCGTCCACGCCCGGGACGAGGACCCCTGGGACTACACCACCAGCTGGTATGAGCACC
The nucleotide sequence above comes from Arthrobacter sp. KBS0702. Encoded proteins:
- a CDS encoding bifunctional PIG-L family deacetylase/class I SAM-dependent methyltransferase, translating into MVSFTHNDAGTPEADWARSGVATLPELPLDAAELAATAFIVLAAHPDDESLGAGGLMARLHGFGAEVRVLLCTAGEASHPESPSTTPERLSALRLREFDSALGRLVPDAEWRYLGLPDGKLSGRREQVLAAIREAAAATGRPADRIVLVAPYRHDGHTDHDALGAAAAEAAASAGYGLLEYPVWYWLWAGPGDPAWQPWLRLPLTPAEEQAKAQAMAAHTSQVRALSDQPGDEVLLPPAFLEHFSRHWETFAWRAPAPAAGNRPGYAAADAEGLFDAVHARDEDPWDYTTSWYEHRKRALTLAALPARSFTAGLEIGCSIGTLSVELAERCRSFLAVDASSAALAHAARRLAHLPDARTSHLTVPQDWPEGAFDLIVVSEVGYYLSPEELAALFDRVEDALLPGGVLALCHWRHPIDGWELDGDTVHAAARRQLRWADAGLYRERDFVLEILRAPEPLP